Proteins encoded by one window of Yamadazyma tenuis chromosome 2, complete sequence:
- a CDS encoding uncharacterized protein (EggNog:ENOG503PVES; COG:S), whose translation MKLNKLNSTKYYGYNSLKPIGINKTMEQIDHENNLVVETNVTNTLENDLVEQNLNVEVDLDNQVPNFDSDGDNNDVIDALNDEDEGFMAEEVEYQNDHSLGTSIVEPVNTVSPIRMPHESSSPTTGTINTPFPTLVMRAEQDNEEDMILDDSS comes from the coding sequence ATGAAGCTCAACAAGCTCAATTCTACCAAATACTATGGATACAATAGCCTTAAACCTATAGGGATCAACAAGACTATGGAGCAAATAGATCAtgaaaacaacttggtggtggagacCAACGTGACCAATACATTGGAAAACGATCTTGTGGAACAGAACCTTAATGTGGAGGTGGATTTGGATAACCAAGTACCTAATTTCGACAGTGATGGAGACAACAACGATGTCATTGATGCTCTAaacgatgaagatgaaggatTCATGGCGGAAGAGGTGGAATATCAAAACGACCACTCTTTGGGCACTAGTATAGTAGAACCGGTGAATACTGTTTCTCCCATCCGTATGCCACACGAGAGTTCCAGTCCCACCACCGGTACAATCAACACACCATTTCCCACGCTAGTGATGAGAGCAGAGCAAGACAATGAAGAGGATATGATACTAGACGACctgagttga
- the YVH1 gene encoding tyrosine protein phosphatase yvh1 (EggNog:ENOG503NVXN; COG:V), with protein MIYRIIGNIYLSSFEGLADTDLQAHRISHVLSVVPGPLPKAIHSYTRLQLPINDDLTSNILAILPESFDFINNCLYNTTGSASISPRFPHKGAILIHCHEGLSRAPTVVVCYLIKFYKLSMKQAIYAIQRKLEDKININESFLKQIEVFESCKGDLTSDAYRDFLIEFNKGDSKEALNQFHTQNDSDSKQIEEEEPSGVLRCKICREILAKSTQILPHVKPDESSRHATFHKKMGNHIHSSFEASADCSHYFLKDPLKWMKLPKEELEGKFHCVKCQSKLGGYSWKGSRCSCGSWVIPSFHLSTSKVDYIKLAPVDKQKV; from the coding sequence ATGATTTATAGAATCATCGGCAACATCTACTTGTCATCCTTTGAAGGACTTGCCGACACAGATCTCCAGGCACACCGAATCTCTCATGTACTTTCGGTGGTCCCGGGGCCCCTTCCAAAAGCTATACATTCATATACTCGCCTTCAGCTCCCcatcaatgatgatttgaccTCAAACATTTTGGCAATTTTGCCCGAATcctttgatttcatcaacaactgcTTGTACAACACGACCGGATCTGCCTCCATAAGCCCTAGATTTCCCCATAAAGGCGCCATTTTAATCCACTGTCACGAAGGATTGAGTCGAGCCCCCACCGTAGTGGTGTGCTATTTGATTAAATTCTATAAGCTATCGATGAAACAAGCCATATATGCTATACaaagaaaacttgaagataaaATAAACATCAACGAGTCATTTCTAAAACAAATCGAGGTGTTTGAGTCCTGCAAAGGTGACTTGACCAGTGATGCTTACAGagactttttgattgagttcaacaaaggtgattccaaagaagcatTAAACCAATTCCATACTCAGAACGATTCAGATTCAAAGCAGATAGAGGAGGAGGAACCTTCCGGAGTATTAAGGTGTAAAATCTGCCGGGAGATTCTTGCCAAATCAACTCAGATATTGCCTCACGTTAAGCCTGACGAATCTTCTCGGCATGCGACGTTCCACAAGAAGATGGGCAATCACATCCATTCAAGTTTCGAGGCTTCGGCGGACTGCTCCCATTACTTCTTGAAAGATCCATTGAAGTGGATGAAATTGCCTAaagaagagcttgaagGAAAATTTCACTGTGTCAAATGTCAAAGTAAATTGGGAGGATATAGTTGGAAAGGCTCTAGGTGTAGCTGTGGTTCATGGGTGATCCCGTCTTTTCATTTACTGACGTCGAAAGTCGATTACATCAAACTTGCACCAGTGGATAAACAAAAGGTATAG
- the CTU2 gene encoding Cytoplasmic tRNA 2-thiolation protein 2 (EggNog:ENOG503P096; COG:J), whose product MSMRGRLRKSLRADIYKINSKHGVHKVLLAFKGDVNSIVCLDMIMQLVLEQINNHGKTGFQLLVLNIDERNGIEEKLQQVRSFYEQKGTIINYKTVQVNSYLTGKSLKRIGIDKKFNILVKDESSHSMEDIINLIPNKSAVEDFKEVIYDQILLKQAEIEGCGTILYCNSMNKLSSSILANLIKGRGSNMNFKVNDTEKQGIYIKNPLRELFDSEIDYYSEVNEIGQLKFQNNAVISNINRNMTIKQITSRYLNQIEANGYASTIPTVVKITEKLVEPTKFKPIGNCKICDEVIYQNPKTWLNKITHNESAPLVDEIERDYAEQYLQAFPPIEDQLDVSNYTICYGCMVSMNGTESIVWPTERQRDQKVLEEFIIDSDDDE is encoded by the coding sequence GGAAACTGTTGAGAGCAGATATCTACAAGATCAACTCCAAGCATGGAGTCCATAAGGTTTTATTGGCATTTAAAGGGGACGTTAATAGTATAGTGTGCTTGGATATGATTATGCAACTTGTTTTGGAGCAAATAAACAACCATGGAAAGACCGGgttccaacttcttgtgtTGAATATCGATGAAAGAAATGGTATAGAGGAAAAGCTTCAACAGGTTAGGTCATTTTATGAGCAGAAAGGAACAATAATAAACTACAAGACGGTTCAAGTCAACTCTTATTTAACAGGGAAAAGCCTAAAGCGAATTGGAATCGAtaagaagttcaatatATTGGTGAAAGATGAAAGTAGCCATTCCAtggaagatatcatcaatcTTATTCCCAACAAGTCAGCTGTGGAGGACTTCAAAGAAGTCATTTATGATCAGATACTATTAAAACAAGCAGAGATAGAAGGTTGTGGAACCATCCTCTACTGTAATTCcatgaacaagttgtcttcatcgattttggccaatttaATTAAGGGAAGAGGTTCGAACATGAACTTCAAGGTCAACGATACAGAAAAACAAGGCATTTACATCAAGAACCCTTTGAGGGAACTATTTGATAGCGAAATCGACTATTACTCAGAGGTAAATGAAATTGGCCAATTAAAATTCCAGAACAATGCAGTTATTTCCAATATCAATCGGAACATGACCATAAAACAAATCACTTCACGGTATTTGAACCAAATAGAGGCTAATGGATATGCGTCTACGATTCCGACGGTTGTCAAGATTACCGAAAAACTTGTGGAAcccaccaagttcaaacccATAGGcaattgcaaaatttgTGATGAAGTTATTTACCAGAATCCCAAAACTTGgctcaacaaaatcacaCATAACGAATCAGCTCCATTGGTGGATGAGATTGAGAGAGATTATGCGGAGCAGTATCTTCAAGCATTCCCCCCGATTGAggatcaacttgatgtttcAAACTATACCATTTGCTACGGGTGTATGGTGAGTATGAATGGCACAGAGTCCATAGTGTGGCCTACGGAGAGACAAAGAGATCAAAAGgtccttgaagaatttaTAATTGATAGCGATGACGATGAGTAG